In Antechinus flavipes isolate AdamAnt ecotype Samford, QLD, Australia chromosome 3, AdamAnt_v2, whole genome shotgun sequence, a genomic segment contains:
- the TFF3 gene encoding trefoil factor 3 translates to MDLKGLCFVAFALMLGFSSTVGEYVGLSGNQCAIPASERVDCGYPEVTAEQCNNRGCCFDSSIPEVPWCFKPLQEAECTF, encoded by the exons ATGGATCTCAAAGGTCTTTGCTTTGTGGCATTTGCCCTAATGTTAGGGTTCTCCAGTACAGTTGGTGAATATGTTGGTTTAT CTGGTAATCAATGTGCCATCCCAGCCAGTGAGAGAGTAGATTGTGGCTACCCTGAAGTTACTGCAGAACAATGCAATAACAGAGGGTGTTGTTTTGATTCCAGTATCCCTGAAGTACCGTGGTGCTTCAAACCTCTTCAAGAAGCAG